In Mytilus galloprovincialis chromosome 1, xbMytGall1.hap1.1, whole genome shotgun sequence, the following are encoded in one genomic region:
- the LOC143064372 gene encoding uncharacterized protein LOC143064372, producing the protein MGVISLLTNLILQLCLAVDLAECARYYRSYSRYYSNYYYYYYYYNSYYYYDSYYGYSSSGSTATIVGAVIGSLVGIAFIIIVIIVCYRIRLAKAKKTVVLKRTPPKPTFTHTTTTFANRPQIAPQQYPMPPEHQQIPQAPNPFQYRPNLPPPTYAIQDPAYPPPAYNYGYQ; encoded by the exons ATGGGAGTTATATCATTGTTAACCAATCTGATTCTTCAATTATGTCTTGCAG TAGACCTAGCTGAGTGTGCTCGCTACTATCGGTCCTACTCGAGATATTATTCCAATTATTACTATTACTACTATTATTACAATAGTTACTACTACTACGATAGTTACTATGGATACAGTAGCTCTGGCTC AACCGCTACCATTGTCGGAGCTGTAATTGGATCACTAGTTGGCATAgcatttattattattgttataattGTATGCTATAGAATTCGACTGGCCAAGGCCAAGAAAACTGTTGTCTTAAAAAGAACACCACCAAAGCCCACTTTTACGCATACTACTACAA CGTTCGCTAACAGACCTCAGATAGCACCACAACAGTACCCAATGCCACCCGAACATCAACAAATACCTCAAGCACCAAATCCCTTCCAGTATAGACCAAACCTCCCTCCGCCAACCTACGCAATACAAGACCCAGCATATCCTCCACCAGCTTATAATTATGGATACCAATGA
- the LOC143052710 gene encoding uncharacterized protein LOC143052710, with amino-acid sequence MDTITGVIYRLFQIVLSVNLVEAARYYRSYSGYYSRYYSRYYSYYNYYYYNYYYYDSYYGYDSTGSAGMTAGIVIGCIFGLAFIVTVTVCVCYRVRKGNKKTTVVIKPKPVKKTVNVVTTASNIAPPPPQPHPSPFQYNPNIPPPTYASMDPAYPPPAYNYGYR; translated from the exons TAAACCTTGTAGAGGCCGCCAGATACTATAGATCATACTCTGGTTACTATTCCAGATACTACTCTCGTTATTATTCGTATTACAACTACTATTACTATAACTATTATTACTATGATTCTTATTATGGATACGACAGTACTGGCTC GGCTGGTATGACCGCAGGGATAGTAATTGGTTGCATATTTGGTCTAGCTTTTATTGTTACTGTAACAGTATGCGTCTGCTATCGTGTAAGGAAAGGCAATAAAAAAACTACTGTAGTTATTAAACCAAAGCCAGTTAAGAAAACAGTCAACGTTGTTACAA cggCATCAAATATTGCACCACCACCACCACAGCCACATCCAAGTCCCTTCCAGTATAATCCAAATATTCCTCCGCCCACATATGCATCAATGGATCCGGCCTATCCTCCACCAGCTTATAATTACGGATACAGATAA